The window GATTTCATCAATCGAACACGGGCATCGCGGGAAGCAGTTGACTCAGCGCCTAAGGTTCTGAATAATTGCGGCCCGAAACGAATTCAGAGTGGCTATGTAGCTCAGTTGGTTAGAGCACATCACTCATAATGATGGGGTCGCAGGTTCGAATCCCGCCATAGCCACCATTGTTTTGCTGGAGTATCGCCAAGCGGTAAGGCAGCGGGTTTTGATCCCGCCATTCCCAGGTTCGAATCCTGGTACTCCAGCCATTAATTAGCGCACCGAGAACTGCGCAACCAGTTTGCTGGAGTATCGCCAAGCGGTAAGGCAGCGGGTTGGGGGGCGGGGGGGGGGGGGGTCGAATCCTGGTACTCCAGCCACTACACCAAAGCCCGCCTAGTGCGGGCTTTTTCTTTATCTGCTCCTGGTCATGCCTGGACGCAACTCCTCTATGCCCACGCCCTGCCGCCAAGCCTGCCTGTTCTATTCTGCTCGCAGCAGCCATGAAAAAGCCGCCCTAAGGCGGCTTGGGTCAGAGCCCGGCGGCGTACTTGAGTACCTGGCGCCTGGCCGGGGCCAGCTTGGCCACACCGTTGATGGCAAGACCCCTGAGCCCAGCCAGCAGCGGATGGCTGTTGGAAAAGCCCTTGTAACAGGCGTCCATCATGGATTGCATCAACAGGTTATGGGGCCGGCGCGCCCTTTCATAGGCCGCCAGCACCGACTCACTCCACCAGGGCTGGCCCTTGGCGAAAGCGTCCAGCAGCAGCGGCGCCAGGGCCTGCACATCCCGAAAGCCCAGGTTGACCCCCTGCCCTGCCAGGGGATTGATGGTGTGGGCGGCGTCCCCCACCAGCCAGACGCCGTTTTGGCCGTAGCGCTGGGCATGGCGGCGGGTCAGGGCGAAACTGCCGGCTTTGATCACCTCGATATCCCCAAGCTGGGCCGGGTAAGCCCCCTTGGCGGCCTGGGCCAGCTCCTGGGGGCCGAGCTTTTCCAGGGCCTTGATGGTGGCGGCATCGTCATACCAGGCCAGTACCGCCTGGTTGTCCACCATGGGCAGCCAGGCCCTGGGGCCGGTGGGAGTAAATTGCTGCCAGGTAATATCGGGCAGCTGGCCCTGGGTCTTTACCGCCACCAGCAGGCAACGCTGGCGATAATCCCAGCCGGTCAGCCCTATGCCGGCCTGGCCGCGCAGCCAGGACTGGGCACCGTCCGCCCCTATGGCCAGGCGCGCCGCTATCACCTGGCCGTTATCCAGGGTCAGGCTGACCCCGTCCTCGCCGTGCTGAAATTGCCGGGCCTGGGCCTGGATAAGGGTGACCGTCTCGGGCAGGGCCTGCCAGATAGCCTGTTGCAGGCGGCTGTTTTCAATAAAGACCCCCAGCTGCTCGGCGCCGATGTCGCTGGCGCGAAACTGGCACAGGGCCTTGCCGTCTGCCACGTCCAGCTGCCGGTAGGGTTGGCAGTGCCCCTGGGGGAGTTCAACTCCCAGCCCCTGAAGGTAACGCAGCGCCCCTTCGCTGATGGCGCTGACCCTGGGGTCCAGGCTGTCGCTGATGTGAGGGGGCTGTTTGTCAATCAGGGCCACACCCATGCCTTGGCGTGCCAGGGCCAAGGCCAAGGCCGCCCCCACCATGCCACCACCGTTGATCACCAGATCCGTTTTCATTGACTGTCCTTTGCTGCAAGGCCGTTATTGTACCCCGAATAGCGCGTCGACATCTTTGCTTACAGTTCACAAAGACTCTTACATTTGCGCAAGAAATGGCCAGGAACCACCACTGTCTAATGCAGTGCCACCCGTTCTCAGTGGAGAAGCAACATGAAACGTTTTGCCCTACTGGCCGCTGGTGTGGTTTTGCTGTCCACCCCCGCCTTCGCCGCCATGGACCCCTATATGGAGTCTGCCTTGATTGATGTGTGCAAGTCTTCCGCCAGCAACAAACCCCTGGTGCTGGATAAAGCCGTCAAAGCCTATCGCCTCGACTATCCCACCATCGCCGACAAGCTGGTCTGCAATGGCCTTTCTGTCTACAACTTTGCCCTCGACCGGGGCGCAGAACGCACCGCTACCCGCATCTTCCAGCGGGGCCGCATGGGTGTGGTCACCATTGAAGACATCAGCATGACCGGCAGCGATGACCGCTGGTATGTAAGCTTCTAAACCCAAGGATGCCACCTCCACATCGGAGGTGGCCTGTTCTTGATCAGGAAAGTGTCTGTCAGGGTTGTGGTAGCCACCTGGACCTTGGGGTAGAATATGCGGTCATTTTTCCATCCCGATTAAGTTGTTGCAGGTAGCGAGTCACATGGGCAAGAAGTTGCACATCAAAACCTGGGGTTGCCAGATGAACGAGTACGATTCCGCGAAAATGGCGGATCTGCTGGGCAGCACCCATGAATTAAGCGTCACCGAGATCCCGGAAGAGGCGGATGTGCTGCTGCTCAACACCTGCTCCATCCGCGAAAAGGCCCAGGAAAAGGTCTTCCACCAACTGGGCCGCTGGAAAGAACTGAAAAAAACCAACCCCGACCTCATCATCGGCGTAGGCGGCTGCGTGGCCTCCCAGGAAGGGGAGTTTTTGCGTGAAAGGGCGCCCTTCGTGGACATAGTGTTCGGGCCCCAGACCCTGCACCGCCTGCCGGAGATGATCAACCAGGTAAGGGGCACCAAGTCTCCTGTGGTGGACATCTCCTTCCCCGAGATTGAGAAGTTCGACCGCCTGCCCGAGCCCAAGGCTGAAGGCCCCTCCGCCTTTGTCTCGATCATGGAAGGCTGCTCCAAGTACTGCTCCTTCTGCGTGGTGCCCTACACCCGTGGCGAGGAAGTGAGCCGCCCCCTGGACGATGTACTCTACGAAATCGCCCAGTTGGCCGAGCAAGGGGTGCGGGAAGTGAACCTGCTTGGCCAGAACGTCAACGCCTTTAGGGGCGCCACCCATGACGGCGGCATCTGCAGCTTTGCCGACCTGCTGCGCCTGGTGGCGGCCATCGACGGTATCGACCGGGTTCGCTATACCACCAGCCACCCGGTGGAATTTACCGACGACATCATCGAGGTTTACCGCGATACCCCGGAAGTGGTGAGCTTCCTGCACCTGCCGGTGCAAAGCGGCTCCGACCGGGTGCTGAACCTGATGAAGCGCGGCCACACTGCCCTGGAATACAAGTCCAAGATGCGCCGGCTGCGCGAAGCCCGCCCCGACATCTGCCTGAGCTCCGATTTCATCGTCGGCTTTCCCAACGAGTCCGACGAGGACTTTGCCGCCACCATGAAGCTCATCAGCGATGTGGGCTTCGACCAGAGCTTCAGCTTCGTCTACTCGGCCCGCCCCGGCACCCCGGCGGCCGACATCCCCGATGACGTCACCGAAGACACCAAGAAGCAGCGCCTTTATATCCTGCAGGAGCGTATCAACCAGCAGGCCATGAACATCAGCCGTCAGATGTTCGGCACAGTACAGCGCATCCTGGTGGAAGGCCCCTCCAAGAAGAACTTGATGGAGCTGCGCGGCCGTACCGAAAACATGCGGGTTGTAAATTTCGAAGGTGATCCCAACCTTATTGGTACCTTTGTGGATGTGGAGATCACCGAAGTGCTTCCCCACTCCCTGCGCGGCCGCATAGTGCGTACCGAGCCCGAAATGGGCCTGCGGGTCGCCGTAAACCCTGCCGATATCGTGGCTCAATACGATGCCCGTAACGGCAAGCCCAATGAACTGGGCGTGGCCACTTTTGACCCAACAGCGTAAGAGGACCTCTTGGCTAACCCTTTACTGACTGTCAGCGTACACCTCGAGCCCGCCAGCATGGACCGCCTGGCGTCCCTGTGCGGGCCCTTTGACGACAACCTCAAGCAGATCGAGCGCCGCCTGGGCGTGGAGATCAACTACCGCGACAACCATTTCCAGATCCTCGGCCGGGCCATCATCGCCAAGGCGGTAGCCGACCTGCTGCGGGATCTCTATGTGGAAACGGCCCCGGTCAAAGGCAAGATCCAGGATCTCGATCCCCAGGTGGTGCACCTGGCCATCCAGGAGCTCAAGGTCCTGGAAGCCGAAGGCAACCTGGACGAAAGCAAAGAGATCTACGTCAAGACCAAGCGCGGCGTCATCAAGCCCCGCACCCCCAACCAGGGCCAGTACATCCAGAATATCCTTAACCACGACATCTGCTTCGGGGTGGGCCCGGCCGGTACCGGCAAGACCTACCTGGCGGTGGCCTGTGCCGTGGACGCCCTGGAACGCCAGGAAATTCGCCGCATCCTCTTGACCCGCCCGGCGGTGGAAGCGGGCGAGAAGCTGGGCTTTTTGCCGGGGGACCTGAGCCAAAAGGTCGACCCTTACCTGCGCCCCCTCTACGACGCCCTCTTTGAGATGCTGGGTTTTGAGAAGGTCGAGCGCCTGATCGAGCGCAACGTCATCGAAGTGGCGCCCCTGGCCTACATGCGCGGCCGCACCCTCAACGACGCCTTCGTTATCCTCGATGAGAGCCAGAACACCACAGTCGAGCAGATGAAGATGTTCCTGACCCGCATCGGCTTTAACTCCAAGGCGGTGATCACCGGTGACATCACCCAGGTGGACCTGCCCCGCAACACCCGTTCCGGCCTGCGCCACGCCATAGAGGTGTTGAGGGACGTGGAGGAAGTGTCCTTTAACTTCTTCCAGTCCGGTGACGTAGTGCGCCATCCGGTAGTGTCCAAAATCATCAACGCCTACGAGTCCTTCGAGCAGGAACAGGAACGCCAGAAGGCGGCCCGCAAGCTCGAGCGCGACCAGCAGGCCCAGGAAAGCAATCCATGACCCTCTATCTGGACCTGCAACTGGCCTCAAAGGCCAAGGACATTCCCAGCCAGGAACAATTCGAGCTGTGGGTGGGCAAGGCCCTGGCAGGGAGCGGCCGCGATGAGACCGAACTGACGGTGCGCATCGTCGACGAAGAAGAGGGCCTGGAACTCAATAGCACCTACCGGGGCCGGGATTACGC of the Gallaecimonas xiamenensis 3-C-1 genome contains:
- the miaB gene encoding tRNA (N6-isopentenyl adenosine(37)-C2)-methylthiotransferase MiaB, encoding MGKKLHIKTWGCQMNEYDSAKMADLLGSTHELSVTEIPEEADVLLLNTCSIREKAQEKVFHQLGRWKELKKTNPDLIIGVGGCVASQEGEFLRERAPFVDIVFGPQTLHRLPEMINQVRGTKSPVVDISFPEIEKFDRLPEPKAEGPSAFVSIMEGCSKYCSFCVVPYTRGEEVSRPLDDVLYEIAQLAEQGVREVNLLGQNVNAFRGATHDGGICSFADLLRLVAAIDGIDRVRYTTSHPVEFTDDIIEVYRDTPEVVSFLHLPVQSGSDRVLNLMKRGHTALEYKSKMRRLREARPDICLSSDFIVGFPNESDEDFAATMKLISDVGFDQSFSFVYSARPGTPAADIPDDVTEDTKKQRLYILQERINQQAMNISRQMFGTVQRILVEGPSKKNLMELRGRTENMRVVNFEGDPNLIGTFVDVEITEVLPHSLRGRIVRTEPEMGLRVAVNPADIVAQYDARNGKPNELGVATFDPTA
- a CDS encoding FAD-dependent monooxygenase, encoding MKTDLVINGGGMVGAALALALARQGMGVALIDKQPPHISDSLDPRVSAISEGALRYLQGLGVELPQGHCQPYRQLDVADGKALCQFRASDIGAEQLGVFIENSRLQQAIWQALPETVTLIQAQARQFQHGEDGVSLTLDNGQVIAARLAIGADGAQSWLRGQAGIGLTGWDYRQRCLLVAVKTQGQLPDITWQQFTPTGPRAWLPMVDNQAVLAWYDDAATIKALEKLGPQELAQAAKGAYPAQLGDIEVIKAGSFALTRRHAQRYGQNGVWLVGDAAHTINPLAGQGVNLGFRDVQALAPLLLDAFAKGQPWWSESVLAAYERARRPHNLLMQSMMDACYKGFSNSHPLLAGLRGLAINGVAKLAPARRQVLKYAAGL
- a CDS encoding PhoH family protein, which encodes MDRLASLCGPFDDNLKQIERRLGVEINYRDNHFQILGRAIIAKAVADLLRDLYVETAPVKGKIQDLDPQVVHLAIQELKVLEAEGNLDESKEIYVKTKRGVIKPRTPNQGQYIQNILNHDICFGVGPAGTGKTYLAVACAVDALERQEIRRILLTRPAVEAGEKLGFLPGDLSQKVDPYLRPLYDALFEMLGFEKVERLIERNVIEVAPLAYMRGRTLNDAFVILDESQNTTVEQMKMFLTRIGFNSKAVITGDITQVDLPRNTRSGLRHAIEVLRDVEEVSFNFFQSGDVVRHPVVSKIINAYESFEQEQERQKAARKLERDQQAQESNP
- a CDS encoding DUF3718 domain-containing protein, which encodes MKRFALLAAGVVLLSTPAFAAMDPYMESALIDVCKSSASNKPLVLDKAVKAYRLDYPTIADKLVCNGLSVYNFALDRGAERTATRIFQRGRMGVVTIEDISMTGSDDRWYVSF